The sequence below is a genomic window from Plasmodium gaboni strain SY75 chromosome 10, whole genome shotgun sequence.
ataattgtattggaaatttttatataaatctggccacataaaattatatatatatatatatatatataatataataaataaattaaataaataaaaacaaaggaaaataaaaaaaaaaaaaaaaaaaagttaatgatgaatatttgtttttttttttcatttgtaattatcattcttttttttttttttatttttttctataatatttataatatactttttcataaatatGGTATATATTACctaattatttttaaacTTATTTCcttatatgtatattatgttatatacaaaatcatatatttaaaataagTTTTATATAATGCATTTATTCACTTCCAACTATATAACATTTTCACATAATAAATGTTTTACTTATTATTTACCTATTATTATAGAcaacatttattttaattattttcacattaataatattgaataatattcttcattttgTATGACATTCAGTATATTGAATAATAcataagaaaaaaaaaaaaaaaaacatagAAATATGTTTTTACGTTTCCATAAAATAATCCTAATAACCAACgaattatttaaaagaacATTTTCGAGCAagtaaataatatgaaataaattaattatatttatttgtattttttcttcaaataaaagtttaaaatgttatatgcatttaaaagtatatatacAAGGTACACAAAACGTTATATAATCCATATTAACAATATGAAAAACATAAAATGCAAAAATATTccttaaaaatatattacacaacatttatatctcttatgtaaaaaaaaaggaaaaacTCATAATGATTTCCCActttaaataaatgtaatatattaatttgcctatatatatatatatatatatatatatatatatatatatatatatttattttttttttttttttcatatgtTATAAACCTTTAGTTTATTTTActcatattattattttttttttattcgTCATGTAAAATGTCGTGTAAAAGCTTTAATGTCTTgttaaaatttttattatgattcttttaattctttttcCATAACATAGGctaaataataataataataataataataatcttgttaatcataatatttctGTATTTTAATATCTGCCCATTTTGTAGTCATTTGttcaaataattttatatcttATACTATTCTTACTTTGCTTTCTATATGTACAACTTTTATCTCCTACGTTATTTTCAGATGTTTCTCTAACTGTATTTCTAACGTCAGGTAACATTATTTTGAGTAAACGTATTAACATATCTCCTAAAATTTTACTTTTTCCTTTTCCTGTTTAaaatcttttaatattagTTATTTCTAAGTCCTTATTATAATCTGCTACAACATATACCATTCATTATCCATATAATCTAATCTTTTCATAAGCGCCAATTGTGTGTTCTCATTGTAGCttatatttcttcataatatgtaacatatttattatctatCACGtgtattttcatttttaatatttctataaaGAACTTCTACATCATTCTTTATCGTCATACATGTTTCACCTATTTCTTCTTCTCTTAAAAAAACAGTTACCTTCATTTCCATATGTTCATTTAACTAATGATTTTATGTCttctttcatttttttttgttcctattctaaatatttatctatatatgCTTCTAATCTATCTTTTAGAATAATTTTCAATTTACTTTCTTTTACATCTTATGAATTTTCCATATTAGTTCAACACGTCATCTAATTTTTAGGTCgcattttttatttttaagtTTTATTCAAAGAATAAGTTTAAAATGTATACCATTTGTAAGGTTCCAACTTATTTATTTAGCATTTCAgcacataaaaaaataatagaaaGAAAAACAAGGGTTCTATTAATAGAATTTATACTACTCCATCCAAACAAATTTAATTATACTTTGTTCTAAACATAACATTTGATAATCTACATTAATAAAGTtaaaattcattttttcttcatcatctaaataatatcaaataccatatatatagtattatatacttcatttttgataattaattattacAACATTCTAggttattataaataattatatttatatattgaaattcatacattttttatttatcataattgtactttataattcatttgtatattttgtttaCCCTTGTTTTTCCAAAGAAGATACATTCTTAAGAACTTTCATCATTTGGGTCGGTATTACTTAATACTTGATGAAGCCAATTTAAGTGTTTTCGATATTCTGGATCAGCAGCGAATGCTTTAACTACTTGTCCTTCTGGATCGACGCTACCTTCAACTTAATCATTTATTCATTGTGAGTTAATACGTGGTGAAAGAATTGTAAATGTTTGCGATATTCTGGATCAGCAGCAAATGCATTAACTACTTGTCCTTCTGGATCAAAGCTACCTTCTACATTATCATTTGGGTCGGTGTTACTTAATACTTGATGAAGCCAATTTAAGTGTTTGCGATATTCAGGATCAGCAGCAAATGCTTTCAATACTTGTCCTTCTGGATCAACGCTACCTTCTACATCATCATTTGGATCGGTGTTACTTAATACGTGGTGAAAGAATTGTAAGTGTTTACGATATTCTGGATCAGCAGCAAATGCTTTAACTACTTGACCTTCTGGATCGAAACTACCTTCTACATTATCATTTGGGTCGGTATTACTTAATACGTGGTGAAAGAATTCTAAGTTTTTAACATATTCTGGATCAGCAGCAAATGCTTTAACTACTTGACCTTCTGGATCGAAACTACCTTCTACATTATCATTTGGATCGGTGTTACTTAATACGTGGTGAAAGAATTCTAAGTTTTTAACATATTCTGGATCAGCAGCAAATGCTTTTAATACTTGTCCTTCTGGATCGGAGCTAGTTAAAGTTGTCTGCTTAGTTTTTCTTAATGTAGTCTTCGCTTTTTTTGTACTAGCTTTTTTGCTTTCAGCTAAAACTCTGCTTTCTCTAAAATTAAAATCTGCAGCCTTTTGGTATTGGTCTCCGCATATGTTAACAttctaaaaataaaaaatacaaaataaaattatatatatatatatatatatatatatatatatatatatatatatatgtatggATATATATGTATCTATGTATTTCTGATAAAGATACTTATATTctataataaaaaaaaaaataatactaaataatatattttatttatatcgACATACCCATAAGgatacatatattattccACAAActaatataatttttttggTATGGAATGAAAATAAGGAACTTTTCttctcatttttttttcccaCTTCCATTAAAGAACAACTAGAGCAATTTTTCGAATTGACATTTTTACAATTCGAACATCCTGTGGATTTTAAGATTAGTCCTATTAGAAAGGCACATTTTTGcttaagaaaaataattatatatatatatatatattatttctaaGATGGGTTTTtctaaaaataattttaaatacaaatattatgtatatttatatatattttattttttttagaaatatatatttaaaaataaaaaaaaaaaaaaaaaaataataaaataaatatttgcattttttttttttttttgttagtttatttttattatttttttttttttgttagtttatttttattttttttttttacataaaGTGCATATcaatgtttttataaaagatagattctatatatgtattttttcaatgatttatattatcaagatctcaaaagaatatatgttataaaCACATAATTATTTAGGTTAGAAGAagttaaaaataataaatgtattatatatacgactataaattataaaataattaattatttcattgaaatattaattcttttgtatcttaaaattaataaatgcatttaaaatatatcttataaatatatttttgtatttttttcttttgtatCTCTCCTTTTTGtatcataaaatattaaaaactatgaaataaaaaatattttcatgTTAAATATTCAATGTTAAAAAACtattaaacataaaaaaatatatattatatatacatatatatatatatgtataatatttatataatggttaaatataaatcaaaCCTACATGATctatttcttatataaaaatattatgtatttatttaaatgtattttttttttaacatttatttttttattttttttttttacataaaGTGCATATcaatgtttttataaaagatagattctatatatgtattttttcaatgatttatattatcaNNNNNNNNNNNNNNNNNNNNNNNNNNNNNNNNNNNNNNNNNNNNNNNNNNNNNNNNNNNNNNNNNNNNNNNNNNNNNNNNNNNNNNNNNNNNNNNNNNNNtttattattttattatttattaaaataatattatattttaaaaattttaattaaaacatattgttttatttattttttatatttattataaacttattatatttaaagaaataaaaaaaaaaaaaaaaaaattaaataagAAAACTTAAGGGGTTATATATGagtatataaaagaaatattatataatatgatattataatatgatattataatataatattatataatataatgtttatttttaaaacatattaagggaaaaaaaatttcaaaatataatattatataatataaacatacTTCAAgcaaataatatacatatatatatatatatatatatatatatatattttttatcttatACACGTATATGTACATATGCATActatattaaatataaaaaatatggtAAACGAATATTAAGgagtttttttttttttttttttttttttttttaaaggacactacaaatatatattaattcttAAAAAACCAAATGACAAATATACAAATACACAAATACataaaaacataatatataaataagagAAAGTTATATTAGTCCCATATAATACTAATTAATTTTCATGTCACACATTAGGAAgaaatatgatgaaaaaaaaaaaaattacatttTAGAAAACCACCATGGATGAGCACAAAGTTCATGTAAATTTAAATTCTTCCTTCGTTCCAATTGGAGTAAtttctataaaaataaaaaaaaataaattaacatatatataaagcatatgtaaatataaatatgtatgtattcatttttatatatgtgtttgtatcatattatatgtatcCACAATATTCACATTAATTGTACATGTTCATATTACCTGAATTATTTTCTTGAGCTCATATGGCCAAGTTCTTGTTAATTCAAATACATTAACATCCATGTCACatttagaaaatattaagaaGTCTATATCTTGTTCGATATCTGAACATTTCCACAAATAATCATTATTCCATATCCAAATAAATAAGACACCTAACATAAATTTATCAGCACTTATTACATCAAAATAGAAAGGTGTTCTTTCATCCAAATCTGTTATAGGTGTTAACTGTTCTAAAGGTTCACATATTTTcattcttatatattttctagATAATTCCCAACATTCTGGAGGCATAGATCTGATTTTCCCAATAGTAGGTACACATgattcaaataaatataatcCATTCATATCCTTTAAATGTCTTAAATTACTAGTGTATATTGGTGTACTTTTGGCTAGATCACATAATCTTATTTCAAAGTTGTatgatattaaaatattttgtgGACTAATATCAAGATGAGATAAACCTGCATCATGTAATTTTCTTAAAGCATTTAAACATTcaaaaagaattttttttcttttcatataattatgtaatgcaaaaatatttttttttttttgttttgttaaatatttataaatatcttCTCCAAATAATTCAGATATAATGACAATATAACCATTCatattacattttaatCTAGCACTTAAAATATCAttaaaaacatttatatcatGAAACATACAATCAGGTGTGTTATTTTCAATATcatattcctttttttcaggttcatataatattttatataatttagGAGTAATTCCTGgataatattcatttaagAATGCTAATGTAGTAGCTTCCATAACATAATTTTCTCCACATAATACATATTCTCCATTATATGCATTCATTAATTCAAATTGTTTTaaccatatatatataggtATTTTCTTAATAAATAATCCTACTTTATCAGTACCATCTCCTTCTTTAGAGGATACATATGTTTTAAACATTTCTTGAACTCTAccattttctttattataacCATGTGTAGGTATAGATGTTAATTTCCAATCAGAATATTTGACTCcattaatataataattatctGCATTTTCTAACATTTTACATAAAGATTTTTTACCTAGATTccaattatatatatatttagaaTTTAATTcgtttatataattttcttcGTCACTTATgatatcataataattattgtCAGAACTATTGTCATTAACTATTTCTAATCTATCTGTATTTAAACAATTTATAAAACGATTTAAATTATCCTTAATTTCAATTTTAGTTAAGGccttttttattttattagaACGTGGTCTATATTTATTCCATTTTTCTTTCACATTGATTTTAGGAAGTATATGTTTTTCATTCTTATCAACATCTTCATAATCATTCTCCAAAACAATATCTAGgttctttattttattaataacCTGTTTAAACACATTCcaattaaatatattactaACATTATCAAACTCGGCTAAGCATCGATTGTATCtttgaataataaataattctgatatgttttttattcCATCCCTATGAAATATCTAAAAgattaaaatatataaatatataaatatataaatatatacatatatatatatacttattatATAGTTACATGTTTATGTTTTCACATAGAGTCACATAATAATCATAcatacaatatatataatatttttctattattCAACTTACcgataaaaatatatatagagTTCCCAAAACAAGCcatgtaaaatataaaatatgaactATACAATTTCCATATTTACTCATGCCCTTGTTTTTACAACTATAATCACTAAGATATTTTTCCTTcttactttttatatttacaaaattaATCTTAAACCTTTCTccaaataaaatataactTTTATTCATAAGAGTCATacttaatatatttatttaaaaaaggagaaaagaataataataacacataaacaaacaaataaataaataaatatattaacacATCCTTAAACCttttaacatataataatatcctacataaattattccattttcaatatatgattattaaatatatttattaatgataataaatattaatggaaattttaattatacatatattataaatatatatatatatttatttatttatttatatatttatttatataaccATTCAAATGTATGAAACActcatatttttatatctcATACAAGACATTTGaacttttatattaaacattaaaaaaaataataaaataaagattcatatattcattttgcttaaaaaaaaataaaagaaaaaaaaacatgtaaataatataacaaataatatattcttatgtatatattaatttgttttgtatatata
It includes:
- a CDS encoding glycophorin binding protein; this translates as MEVGKKNEKKSSLFSFHTKKIILVCGIIYVSLWNVNICGDQYQKAADFNFRESRVLAESKKASTKKAKTTLRKTKQTTLTSSDPEGQVLKAFAADPEYVKNLEFFHHVLSNTDPNDNVEGSFDPEGQVVKAFAADPEYVKNLEFFHHVLSNTDPNDNVEGSFDPEGQVVKAFAADPEYRKHLQFFHHVLSNTDPNDDVEGSVDPEGQVLKAFAADPEYRKHLNWLHQVLSNTDPNDNVEGSFDPEGQVVNAFAADPEYRKHLQFFHHVLTHNE
- a CDS encoding serine/threonine protein kinase, FIKK family, with product MTLMNKSYILFGERFKINFVNIKSKKEKYLSDYSCKNKGMSKYGNCIVHILYFTWLVLGTLYIFLSIFHRDGIKNISELFIIQRYNRCLAEFDNVSNIFNWNVFKQVINKIKNLDIVLENDYEDVDKNEKHILPKINVKEKWNKYRPRSNKIKKALTKIEIKDNLNRFINCLNTDRLEIVNDNSSDNNYYDIISDEENYINELNSKYIYNWNLGKKSLCKMLENADNYYINGVKYSDWKLTSIPTHGYNKENGRVQEMFKTYVSSKEGDGTDKVGLFIKKIPIYIWLKQFELMNAYNGEYVLCGENYVMEATTLAFLNEYYPGITPKLYKILYEPEKKEYDIENNTPDCMFHDINVFNDILSARLKCNMNGYIVIISELFGEDIYKYLTKQKKKNIFALHNYMKRKKILFECLNALRKLHDAGLSHLDISPQNILISYNFEIRLCDLAKSTPIYTSNLRHLKDMNGLYLFESCVPTIGKIRSMPPECWELSRKYIRMKICEPLEQLTPITDLDERTPFYFDVISADKFMLGVLFIWIWNNDYLWKCSDIEQDIDFLIFSKCDMDVNVFELTRTWPYELKKIIQKLLQLERRKNLNLHELCAHPWWFSKM